The following are encoded together in the Bos taurus isolate L1 Dominette 01449 registration number 42190680 breed Hereford chromosome 10, ARS-UCD2.0, whole genome shotgun sequence genome:
- the LOC783267 gene encoding ribonuclease 7, with protein MVPARAGFCPLLLLLLLGLWVAEDAVSARPGNMTPAQWFETQHVQPSPQGCSAAMHKINKFSKRCKDLKTFLHESFSSVTTSCQMPNIACKNGRNNFHQSQMPVSLIECKLTSEKYPDCRYNEEERNASYIVACEPPEKKYSKKFKLVPVHLDKVLNIFIFPWPWVLP; from the coding sequence ATGGTGCCAGCCAGAGCAGGATTTtgccctctgctgctgctcctgctgctggggCTGTGGGTGGCCGAGGACGCAGTCAGTGCCAGGCCTGGGAACATGACCCCAGCTCAGTGGTTTGAAACTCAGCACGTGCAGCCCAGTCCTCAAGGCTGCAGTGCCGCGATGCACAAAATCAACAAGTTCTCCAAACGCTGCAAAGACCTCAAAACCTTCCTGCATGAGTCCTTCTCCAGTGTGACCACCAGTTGTCAGATGCCCAACATAGCCTGCAAGAATGGCCGTAATAACTTCCACCAGAGCCAGATGCCTGTATCCCTGATTGAGTGTAAGCTCACCTCAGAGAAATACCCAGACTGCAGGTACAATGAGGAGGAAAGGAATGCTTCTTATATTGTGGCCTGTGAGCCTCCTGAGAAAAAGTACTCTAAGAAATTCAAGCTGGTTCCTGTCCATCTGGACAAGGTccttaatatttttatctttccttggCCTTGGGTCCTGCCGTAA